One window of Nostoc sp. C052 genomic DNA carries:
- a CDS encoding DUF3086 domain-containing protein produces MNLEASQTPEPSDEQLTEKPEENNAVEHPVNSSVESVIETEAISSSEGYTTLEPLISNAEVVDSTVELTENSNGEFVAQLEAENVALGSEIGSGNNLLYAEAEQRVAELQSAEASLKSEIAKLQASYENLQAQVSETQTSLGRIVQESLLQLEQRKQTLQISVEQLERRQERIRNEMRTTFAGTSQDLAIRVQGFKDYLTGSLQDLAVAAEQLQLTPSVVEREKPAVKEAKPVESQPGIPQFAQQQFQDTTKQIRRLIDQYRNKPDYYGPPWQLRRTFEPIHAERISNWFFTQGGRGGLRTMGSRLQNILIASAAISILHKLYGDRVRTLVLANTPERLGEWRRGLQDCLGIGRPDFGPDRGVVLFEASDALAQKAERLTKANQLPLIIIDDSEEQISLSLLQFPLWLAFAPDPKTVRNYDDDF; encoded by the coding sequence ATGAACCTAGAGGCATCTCAAACCCCAGAACCAAGTGATGAGCAGTTGACAGAAAAACCAGAAGAGAACAATGCAGTTGAACATCCAGTAAATTCATCTGTTGAGTCAGTAATAGAAACAGAAGCTATTAGCTCATCAGAAGGCTACACAACTCTTGAGCCACTCATTTCTAATGCAGAAGTTGTAGATTCTACAGTAGAGCTAACAGAAAATTCAAATGGCGAGTTTGTAGCGCAGTTAGAAGCGGAAAATGTCGCGCTGGGGTCTGAAATAGGATCGGGAAATAATTTATTATATGCAGAAGCAGAGCAGCGAGTAGCAGAGTTGCAAAGCGCTGAAGCATCTCTTAAGTCAGAAATAGCCAAGCTGCAAGCTTCTTATGAAAACCTGCAAGCACAGGTGAGTGAAACTCAAACCTCACTGGGACGAATTGTACAAGAGTCACTGTTGCAGTTAGAACAACGCAAGCAAACTCTGCAAATTTCTGTCGAACAACTAGAACGCCGTCAAGAACGTATCCGCAATGAGATGCGAACCACTTTTGCTGGTACATCGCAAGACTTGGCTATTCGGGTGCAGGGTTTTAAAGACTATCTCACGGGTAGTTTACAAGATTTAGCTGTTGCCGCTGAACAGTTGCAACTGACCCCAAGTGTGGTAGAACGAGAAAAACCCGCTGTAAAAGAGGCTAAACCAGTTGAATCCCAGCCTGGAATACCCCAATTTGCCCAACAGCAGTTTCAAGATACTACTAAGCAAATTCGCCGCCTAATAGACCAATACCGCAATAAACCAGATTATTATGGGCCACCGTGGCAACTACGCCGTACCTTTGAACCAATCCATGCTGAACGAATCTCTAACTGGTTTTTTACCCAAGGGGGACGGGGTGGTTTGCGGACAATGGGTAGCCGCTTGCAGAATATCCTAATTGCCTCAGCTGCAATTTCGATATTACACAAGCTGTATGGCGATCGCGTCCGTACTTTAGTTTTAGCTAATACACCGGAGCGATTAGGTGAATGGCGGCGCGGCTTGCAAGACTGTCTCGGAATCGGTCGCCCAGACTTCGGCCCAGACCGGGGTGTGGTATTATTTGAGGCATCTGATGCTCTTGCTCAGAAAGCAGAGCGATTGACGAAAGCCAATCAACTGCCTTTAATTATCATTGACGATTCAGAAGAACAAATAAGTTTGTCACTGCTGCAATTTCCCCTGTGGTTAGCCTTTGCTCCTGACCCCAAAACAGTGAGAAACTATGATGATGATTTTTAA